Within Massilia litorea, the genomic segment CATGGCGCATGTGGCGCAGGCGCACCAGCGCTTCCGACAGGCTTGATGGCCAGTCGAGGAAATCGGTGGCGGCAAAGATGAGGGACGGCGCACCGGCGAAACGCAAGCCGCTGCGCAGCACGTCCGCATCGGGCAGCATGCCCGCGGCCTGCACCTGTGTCAGTTTGGCCAGCACCCTCTGTAACTGGCGCGGTCCGCGCGCGGCCGGCACCAACTGCGCGCGTCCGTTCGAGAGCACGGCCAGGCCGAAGGCGTCGCCCTGGCGCTGCGCGATCGCGGCAATGCAGGCCAGCAGCGTACGCGCATAGCCCAGCTTGTCGAGTCCCTCGATACTGCGGCTCGGTTCCAGCATCGAGGCGCTGGCGTCCAGCAGCAGCCAGACGGCGACGTGGCTGTCGCGTTCGGCCTCGCGCACGTAATACCGGTCGGCGCGCGCCAGCAGCTTCCAGTCGACGCGGCGCCACTCGTCGCCAGGCGCATAGGCCCGGTACTCGGAGAACTCGACGCCGGCTCCGCGCTCGCGGCCGGCGTGCACGCCCTGCCCCAGTCCCGCCAGCACGTGGCGGATGACGAGTTCGAGGTCGGTCGTGTGCGCAATGAGCGCGGAGCTAGCAAGAACCAATTAATCGACCCGGATCTCGGCGCGGATCGCCTGCAGGATGTCGGCCATCGCGACGTTATCGGCTTCGGCCTCGAAATTGCGCAATACGCGGTGCGCCAGCACCGGCAGCAGCATCGCCGCGATATCGTCGCGCGTGACCGCCAGGCGCCCTGCCATCAGCGCGCGCGCCTTGGCCGCCAGCACCAGCGCCTGGCCGGCGCGCGGACCCGCGCCCCAGCCGACGTGTTTTTTCACAGCCGCGACCGTGGTCTCTTGCGGCCGCGTCGCGCGTACCAGGCGCGTCGCGTAGCGCAGCAGGTGTTCGCCGATGGCGATATCGCGCACCAGCTGCTGCAGGCGCAGCAGCGTTTTCAAATCCATCGCCGGTTCGGCATCCTGCAGGCCCGATTGCGTGGTCCTCGACACCATCATGACTTCTTCGTCTTCGGTCGGGTAGACGACGTCGATGCGCAGCAGGAAACGGTCGAGCTGGGCCTCGGGCAGCGGATAGGTGCCGCTTTGCTCGATCGGGTTCTGCGTGGCCAGCACAAAAAAGGGTTTTGGCAGCACATGGGTGTGGCCGGCAAAGGTGACCGAGCGCTCCTGCATCGCTTCCAGCAACGCCGATTGCGTCTTCGGCGGCGCACGGTTGATCTCGTCGGCCAGCAGCACCTGCGTGAACACGGGGCCGGGCTGGAAACGGAAGGAGCGCTGGCGCGTGGCCTGGTCTTCTTCCAGGATTTCGGTGCCGATGATATCCGAGGGCATCAGGTCAGGCGTGAACTGCACGCGGCGGAACCGCATGTCGGTCGCCTGTGCCAGCGATTTTACGAGCAGCGTTTTACCGAGTCCCGGTACGCCTTCGACCAGGGCATGGCCGCCGGCCAGCAGGCAGGTGACCAGCAGGTCCACTACCTGTTCCTGGCCGATGATCACGCGCGCCATGCTGGTCTTCAGCGCCCCTACCTTCGCCACCAGGTCGGCCACTTCCGACTCGCTCCACGCCACTGCTGCTTGCTCTGCCACTTGATGTTCTGCCACTTAGGCTCCCAACGCATACTGAATGATGTTCACCGCAAAACGGGTATTGTCGACCGCGAGAAACCGTTTGTTCCGGAAGTCGTAATCCCACTCGCAGCCGTAGTCCTTGTTCGAGTACAGCACCCGCACCCTGCCGCCGATCTCGATCGCTTTTAGATATTCGTGCACCAGGTCGTCGCCCCAGCCGTTCAGCTCCACCGAGGTGTTCGGCGGACCGTCGAATTTGAAGAAGCTCGAATACACGGGATGGTTATTCGGGATCTTGCGCAGCGCCGAGCCGCCGAAGATCTTCGCCATCTCGGCCTCGAAGGATTTCGCGAACAGGCCGTCGATATCGTGGTTGCAGTCGTCCACAAAAACGAAGCCGCCGCCGCGCACGTAGCGCTCGAAGTTCTTGCGCTCGGCGGGCGTGAACTGCACCAGCTTGTGTCCGGCCAGGTAGCAGAACGGCGCCTCCAGCACCTTCGGATCGGACAGCGCGATCATCCGCTCGGCCGGATCCACCTTCAGGGTGGTGTACTCGACCAGCGAATTGAGCACGTTGCTGGGCATGCGGATGTCCACATCCCAGTCGCCCGACTCGTACAGCAGGCGGGTGAAGTAAAAATCATAACGTGCCATCACCGAGCCGCCATCTACACCGCGTCGGACAGCGAAGTAAAGTTAAAGTCGCGCACCTTCATCGGCGGCAGCACCATCTGGTAGGGCACCTCGTCGCCGCCGATCACGACCGGCTTGCCGAGTTCCTCGACGTTGTTCAGGATCGTCACCGGGCTCTCGTTGAAACGGAAGTTCTTGATCGGGTACTTGATCTTGCCGTTCTCGACATAGAAGGTGCCGTCGCGCGTCAGGCCCGTCAGCAGCAGCGATTGCGGGTCGACCATGCGGATGTACCAGGTGCGGGTCACGACCACGCCCTTCTTGGTCGAGGCGATCAGCTCTTCCAGCGACTTCGAACCGCCGGCCATGATCATGTTGCCGTGGCCGGCCGTCGGGGCGACGCCCTTCTTCTGCGCCCAGTAGCGCGAATAGTCGAGCGAGGCGATGCGGCCGTTCTTGATGATGTCGGTACGCTGGCGCGCCAGGCCCGACTGGCCGTCCCAGGGCGCGACCGGCACGTCCGGATTCCACGGGTCGGCCCAGACGTTGATCTGTTCGTCGAACAGTTTATCGCCCAGCCGGTTCTTGCCGCCGGCCTTGGTCAGGAAACTGCGGCCCTCGTCGGCGTCGCGCGCCTCGAAGCTGCCGAACATATTGCCCAGCACTTCGGAGGTGGCGGCCGGCTCCAGGATCACCGTGTAGCGGCCCGGCTCCAGCGCTTTCGCATCGACCGAGCGCAGCGCCTTTTCGATGGCGACGCCGGCCGCTTCGCGCGCGTCGAAACGGCGCGCATCGGTGGCCGAGCGCGTGACCCAGCCCGAGCCGCGTCCGTCTTCGGTGCGCACGGTGCAGGTGTAGGCGAGATCGGTCGACTCCTGGAAGCCGAACACGCCGTTCGAATTGGCGATCGCTTCGAAGCGCTTGCCGTCGTTGAAGAAGCCGGCCGCGACCAGGCCAGCCTTCTTCGCCGCCTCGATGCTGTAGGCCGCGACTTGCGCGCGGTACTCGGGATCGATGTCGGCGGTGGCGCGCGCAAAGGTCGGCGTCGCCTTGTATTCCTGCTTGCCCACGGCCGGCATGAATTCCGGGTTTTCCGGCGCCAGGCGCGCCAGCTCCTCGGCGCGGCGCACCGCCTTTTCGAGCGACTTGTCGTCGAACTCGTTCAGGCGCGCGATGCCGGCCTTCTTGCCGAAGGCGACGCGCACCGTCAATTGCATGTCCTCGTTCAGGCCCGCGGTCGAGATGCTGTTGCGCGCGAAGCGCACGTTGCCCTCGCGCTTCCCGTCGATCGAGACACTGCATTCGTCGGCCTTCGAGAATCCGATCACGCGGTCGCAGATGCGTTTTGCTTCTTCCTGGTTCAGCTGTTTCATCGTCTTTTTCCTTAACCGATCTTGCGGGCGGTGTTGATCACGTTGATGCCGTTGAAGCGCGTCGTGCTCGAGCCATGCGAAACCGCGCTGACCTGGCTCGGCTGGCCTTTGCCGTCGAAGAAGGAGCCGCCCATGCGCCAGTCGCGCTCGTCGCAGATGGCGCTGCAGGCGTTCCAGAATTCCTGGGTGTTCGACTGGTAGGCCACATCCTCCAGCGGATTGGTGATCTTGCCGTTCCTGATTTCGTAGAACAGCGTGCCGCCGAACTGGAAGTTGTAGCGCTGCTGGTCGATCGAATACGACCCGCGGCCGACGATATAGATGCCCTTCTTGACGTCCTTGACCATGTCGTCCGGCGTCAGGCGTGCCTTGCCGGCGGCCAGCGATACGTTCGGCATGCGCTGGAACTGCACGTTGCTCCACGAGTCCGCGTAGGAGCAGCCATGCGATTCCTTCTCGCCGATGATGTGGGCCTGGTCGCGCGTGGCCTGGTAATTCACCAGCACGCCGTCCCTGATGATGTCCCATTGTTTGGCGCGCACGCCTTCGTCGTCGTATCCGATCAGGCCCAGGGAACCCGGGGTCGTGCGGTCGGCGATGAAATTCACGCGCTCGGAGCCGAACTTGAAATTCTTTGACTGCCATTTGTCGAGCGTGGCGAAACTGGTGCCGGCGTAGTTGGCCTCAAAGCCGAGCACGCGGTCCAGTTCCGTCGGGTGGCCGACGGCTTCGTGGATGGTCAGGAACAGGTGTTCCGGCGCCAGCACCAGGTCGTATTTGCCCGGCTCGACCGATTTCGCGCTCAGCTTCTCGCGTGCCTGCTTGCCGGCCAGGCGCGCGTCCTCGATCACGTCGTACGATTTCGTGTAGAGCGTGGTCACGCCGCCGGCGGCTTTTACCTTGTCCTGCGCGCGCACGTCGAAGTATTCGTAGCCCATGCTCACCGGTGCGCCGAGTCCGCCGCGCGAGCGGAATTTACCGGTTGCCTTGTCGACGGCGGTGGCGTTGATCGGCGCCCACAGACGGTGGATGTCCTGGTCGATGTAGGAGCCGTCGGTCGAGGCGAAATATTTTTGTTGGTTGATCTGAAAGAGGTTCGCCGTCATGAAGCTGGCGCCTGCCTCCAGGCCGGCTTTATTCGCCGCGATCAGCATCTCGGCCTTGTCCTTTACGGGAACGGCGCGCCAGTCCTTCTTGATCGGCGTGGCCCAGGCGACCTCGCCCACGCCTTTGACGGGCGCCAGCTGCACCGGCTCGGTCTGCAGTTTGGCATTGGCTTTCGCAATCGCCACGGCCTGGCGTGCCGCGGCTGCCACGGCGTCCGGGTTCATGCTGTTGGTGGCGGCAAAACCATAGGCGCCGCCGGCGATCACGCGCACGCCGATGCCGGTCGATTCGGTGTTCGTGATGTTCTCGACGTTCAGGTCGCGCGTCGTGATGAACTGGTTCAGGTAGCGGCCGATGCGCACGTCGCAGTAGGAGGCGCCGGCCTGCGTCGCCGCGTTCAGGGCGGCGTCGGCCAGGGCCTTCTTGAAGCTGAGCGCCATCGGGTTCAGCAGCTCTTCGGCGGCGATCGCGTTGCCGAAGACCGGCACGAGCATGGCGCCCGCCGTGCCGGCGCCGATTTTGAGGAAGCTACGTCGTTCCATTCTGTCTCCAATTACTATGCACGTGTGCATAACGTAGGGTGCACACCGGCCAACGCATATGCCGTCGGCCGCGGGCCGTTTCTTTACACCGCGTCCGACAGCGACGTGAAATTAAAATCCCTGACCTTCATCGCCGGAATCACCATCGGATTCGGCCCCTCGTCGCCACCGAGCACCACCGGCGTGCCGATCTCCTCGATATTGTTGAGCATCGTGACCGGACTCTCGTTGAAGCGGAAGTTTTTAATGGGGTGCTTGATCTTGCCGTTCTCGATATAGAAGGTGCCGTCGCGCGTCAGGCCCGTCAGCAGGACCGATTGCGGGTCGACCATGCGGATGTACCAGGTGCGGGTGACCAGCACGCCCTTCTTGGTATTCGCGATCAGCTCCGCCGTCGATTTATTCGTGCCGCCCATGATGATGTTGCCCGGGCTGCCGACCGGACGTACCCCCTTCTGTTTGGCCCAGAACAGCGAGTAGTCGAGTGCGGCGATGCGGCCGTCCTTGATCAGGTCCTGGCGTTCGCGCGGCAGCATGGTGTCGTCCCATGGCAGCACCGGCACGTCCGGGTTCCAGGGGTCGGCCCAGATATTCACCTGCTGGTCGAACAGTTTATCTCCCAGGCGGTTCTTGCCGCCGGCCTTCGACAGGAAGCTGCGGCCCTCATCGGCGCGGCGTGCATCAAAACCGTTCATCATGTAGTTCAGCAGGTCGCTGGTGGCGGCCGGCTCGAGGATGACGGTATAACGGCCCGGTTCCAGCGCTTTCGCATCGACCGAGCGCAGCGCCTTTTCGATGGCGACATCTGCCGCTTCGCGCGGGTCGAAACGCGCCAGGTCGCGCGCCGAGCGCTTGACCCAGCCCGAACCGCGGCCGTCTTCGGTGCGGATGGTGCAGGTGAAATCGAGCGAAGTCAGGGCCTGGTGGCCGAACACGCCGTTCGAATTGGCGATGGTCTCGAACGAGGTCGAGTCGGTGAGGAAGCCGGCGGCGACCAGGCCCTTCTTGCGGCAGGCCTCGATGCTGTAGGCGGCCGCCTGGGCGCGGATCTCGGGGTCGATGTCGGCGGTCTTCTGGACGAAGGTGTTCGAGGTCTTGAATGGCGACCTGGCGACGGCCGGCATGAATTCCGGGTTTTCCGGCGCCAGGCGCGCCAGGTCTTCCGCGCGGCGCACGACTTTTTCCAGCGACTTGTCGTCGAACTCGTTGATGGTCGCCGTGCCCTGGCGCTTGCCGAAGGCAACGCGCACGGTAATCGCCGTGTCGTCGATCAGGCCGGCCGTCGACACGGCGTTGCGCGCGAAGCGGATGTTGCCGTTGCGCTTGCCGCCGATGGTGACGATGCACTCGTCCGCTTTCGACAGCGACAGCACGCGGTCGCAGATGCGTTTCGTTTGGTCCTGGGTCAGGATGGTCATGAATGTCCTTAGCCGATCTTGCGGGCGGTGTTGATCACGTTGATGCCGTTGAAGCGCGCGGTCGAGGAACCGTGCGAGACGATGCTGATCTGCGGCGGCTGGCCCTTGCCGTCGAAGAAGGAGCCGCCCATGCGCCAGTCCTTCTCGTCGCAGATGCCGGCGCAGGCGCTCCAGAATTCCTGGGTGTTGGCCTGGTAGGCCACGTCTTCCAGCATCTGCCCGATCTTGCCGTCCTTGATTTCGTAGAACAGCTGGCCGCCGAACTGGAAGTTGTAGCGCTGCTGGTCGATCGAGAAGGAACCGTCGCCGACGATATAGATGCCCTTCTTGATCCCCTTGACCATCTCGTCCGGGCTCATCTTCTTCGTACCCGCCTTCAGCGAGACGTTCGGCATGCGCTGGAACTGCACATTGCTCCACGAGTCAGCGTACGAGCAGCCGTGCGATTCCTTCTCGCCGATGATGTGGGCCTGGTCGCGCGTGGCCTGGTAGTTGACCAGGATGCCGTCCTTGATGATGTTCCACTCCTTGCAGCGCACGCCTTCGTCGTCGTAGCCGACCGCGCCGAGCGAACCCGGGGTCGTCTTGTCGGCGACGATGTTCACCAGCGGCGAGCCGTACTTGAAATTCTTCGACTGCCATTTATCGAGCGTGGCGAAACTGGTGCCGGCGTAGTTGGCTTCGTAGCCGAGCACGCGGTCCAGCTCCGTGGGGTGGCCGACCGATTCGTGGATCGTCAGGAACAGGTGTTCCGGCGAGAGCATCAGGTCGTACTTGCCAGGGGTGACCGATTTCGCGGTGAGTTTGCGCTTGGCGTCGCGCCCGGCCGCGCGCGCATCCTCGATCATGTCGTAAGACTGCGTGTAGAGCGTGGCGACGCCGCCGGCGGCCTTGATCTTGTGCTCGGGACGCGCGTCCAGGTATTCGTAGCCCATGCCGACCGGGCTACCCAAGCCGTTACGCGAGCGGAACTTGCCGCTCGCCTTGTCGACGGCGGTCGCGTTAAAGGGTGCCCACAGGCGGTGCAGGTCCTGGTCGATGTAGGAACCGTCGGTCGACGCGAAATACTTCTGCTGGTTCACCTGGAACAGCATCGACTGCATGAAGTTGGCGCCGTTGTCCATGCCGGCCTTGTTCGCGGCGATCAGCAGCTCGGCCTTGTCCTTGATCGGCACCGTGCGCCAGTCCTTTTTGTACGGCGTCGCCCAGCTTACCTCGCCCACGCCTTTGACGGGTGCCAGCTGTACCGGTTCGGTCTGCAGTCTGGCGTTGGCCTTGGCGATCGCGACGGCCTGGCGCGCCGCGTTGGCGATGCCGTCCGGCGTCATGTCGGAGGTGGCGGCGAAGCCGTAGGCGCCGTTGCAGATCACGCGCACGCCGACGCCGGCCGATTCCGTGTTGACGACATTTTCCACGTTCAGGTCGCGCGTGGTGACGAACTGGTTCAGGTAGCGCCCGATGCGCACGTCGCAGTAGGACGCGCCGGCCTTGGTGGCGGCGTTGAGCGCGGTGTCGGCCAGCGCTTTCTTGGCCGCGACGGCCATGGGACTGAGCAGTTCTTCGGCCGCGATCGCACGCCCGGCAACCGGGATGAGCATCGAACCGAATACCAGGGTGCTGATGTTGAGGAAGGTACGACGTTCCATTCTGTCTCCTGAATTCAACCTGCGTCTTGGGGCGGCGCGCACACCGGCACTGCCGCGTATGTATATGTATTCCTCGGTACTTCCTCGCGCTGGAACGCGCGGCAAACCGTTCAACATTATCAGTAACTCAAGCGTTTGAATAGGCAATCTTCATACCAGCCGCAGTGCTGCACAGCAGGCGGTCTTTGCGCGTATTGACAGCGTCCGCAGGGTGTCCGGCTGTCCGCCGCGGACACGCGGCGGACAGTACATACGCGGGACAAGCCACTGGATTCGCTTGACTGCAAGGGTTGCTTGTTCGATCATCGGCGCGGCGGCAACGGCACCGGCCGGCGGCCCCTTACCACAACGGAGATTCCATGAAACGACTGATCCTCGCCGCCTTGTTGGCCGTGAGCGCAGCAGGCGCAGCCAGTGCAGCCCCGGCCGACGACGCCCTGAAAGCCGCCATCGCCGCCGAACACCGCGCGGACAACGCCAAACGCGACGTGTACCGCCATCCGTACGAGACCCTGAGCTTCTTCGGCATCAAGCCGACCATGACGGTGGTGGAACTGGTGCCGGGCGGCGGCTGGTACACCGAGATCCTGGCGCCCTACCTGCGCGACAAGGGCAAGTACATCGGCGCCGGCCAGGCACCCGACAAGAAGGGCGGCCTGGCCTTGCGCGCCAAACTCGATGCGAATCCGGGCTTGTACGGCAAGGCCGCCACCGCCGTGTTCGAGCCGCCCAGCCGTTACGAGATCGCGCCGGCGGGCAGCGTCGACATGGTCCTCACCTTCCGCAACCTGCACAACTGGGTCGGCGACGGCGACGAAGCGGTGCGCACCACCTTCAAGGAGATCTACAAGGTGCTGAAGCCGGGCGGCGTCCTGGGCCTGGTCGACCATCGCCTGCCCGTCTCCATGAAGCAGGACGACAAGGCCTCGAGCGGCTATGTGCACGAGGCCTATGTGATCAAGATGGCCGAGAGCGCAGGTTTCAAACTGGCCGGCAAATCCGAGGTGAACGCCAATCCGAAGGACAAGGCGGATCACGAAAAAGGCGTGTGGACGCTGCCGCCGGTGTTGGCGAACAAGGACAAGGACCGCGAGAAGAATCTGGCGATCGGAGAAAGCGACCGGATGACGCTCAAGTTTGTGAAGCAGTAATCGTCATGGTGGGCACGGGGCGCCCACCATGCAAAACGGGCCGCGTCGAGCGGCCCGTTTTCTTTTACAGCTTCGCCTTCTGCTTCACCGGCGTGAACAGCAAGTCGTGAAAATCGTAGCTGAAGTCGGTCTCACTGGACACCGCCTTCATTTTGACGTGCTCGATGCTGCCGTCGTAGTCGAGCGCGAAGGTGACGTAGGCGTCGGCGTTGAAATTGCGCTCCTTCCAGCGCACGATGAAGGTGTCGTGCTGGAAGTGCTCCATTTCGCCCGTCAAATCAGGCGTGCGCGCAAACGACATGATGAGCTTCCTGCCGTCGCGCTTGATCGTCATCGGGCCGTACCACGGATCGCTGTACTGGCCTTCGTAGGCGTCCAGCGCCAGCGACGGTTTCGACGCGGCGACGCGCGTGGCCGAGGTCTTCTTCAGGCGCGCCAGTTCTTCGGCGTGCTTGCGGTCTTCGTCGTCGGCGATCAGCTTGATCCAGTCGGTCGGCGCGCTGCCGGTCATGTACTGGTCGAGCAGGCGGTATTGCAGCGCGTTGAGGGCGCCGCCGCTCTCCGCATTGGTCAGGATGGCGATGCCCAGTTTCGATTCCGGCACCAGCAGTACGCGCGAATAAAAGCCCTGCAGCGCACCGCCGTGGTTCGCCACCAGTTGGCCCTTGTAGTCGCGCAGCTGGAAGCCCAGGCCATAGGCCAGGAAATTTGGTTTCACCGGCGCCAATGGCCCCTTCGGCTGGCCGATCTTGATCGGCGTCTGCGCGGTCCACATCTCGCGCGACTGCGCTTCGCTGAACAGGCGCAGCTCCTTGCCGTCGGCGCCTTTTACTCCCTCGACACGGCCGCCGTCGAGCAGCACCTTCATCCACTTCGCGATGTCTTCGGCGCTGGTGTTGATGCCGACCGCGCCGACCGCATTATTCACCGGCATCGACTTGACGGCGGCGATCTTGTCGTTGATCTTGCTGTGCGCGTTCGAGGCGTTCGGGTTGGCCGCGCTCTCCGCCAGGCTGGTGGTGGTCGTGTTCATGCCGACCGGTTTCAAAATACGCTCGCGCACCGTGTCGCCCCAGGATTTACCCGACTTCTGGGCGATGATCTTGCCGGCCACGATATACAGCAGGTTGTCGTAGGCGTAGCTGCTGCGGAAGCTGGTCGCCGGCTTTACGTAGCGCAGGCGCTCGATGATTTCGTCGGTCGTAAAATTCGTGGTCGGCCACCACAGCAGGTCGCCCGCGCCGAGTCCCAGGCCGCTGCGGTGGGTCAGCAGGTCGCGCACGGTCATCTCGCGCGTGACATACGGGTCCCACATCTGGAAGTCCGGGAGGTGTTTGACGACCGGGTCGTCCCATTTCAGTTTGCCTTCGTCGACCAGCATCGCCAGTGCGGCGGCCGTAAACGCTTTCGAGTTGGAGGCGATCTCGAACAGGGTCTGGCCGTCGACTTTTGTCGGCGCGCCGAGTTTACGGACACCGAAGCCCTGCGCGGCGACGACCTTGCCGTCCTTGACGACGGCGATCGCGATGCCCGGCACGTCGAAGGCTTTCATGACGCGCGTGACGTCCTGTTCGAGGTCGAAGGCAGGGACGGCGACAGGCGCCGCGGTCGGCACCGCGGCGGGCGCCTCGGAGGCGTAGGCCGCGCTGGCGGAAAACGCGATCAGGATCGCGGCTGCAATGCGTTTCATCTGTTGCACTCTTCGGTTCCTTTACTGTTTGACCATCTGCTTGTCGACACTGCTTTGCGTCTCTGGATGGTAGCGCTCGCGCGCCGCCTTGTACACGTTCTCCGCCCAGGCACGGTCCTCGTCATTCGCGCGCAGCGCCGTGTACAGGGGCACCACGAACTTCTGGCGGCCGACGCTCATCAGGAAGGCCTGCATGTGCGGGCGCACCTCGCGGTAGCCGGCGTGCGCGGCGGCGCGGTAGAAGCGGAAAGCGACTTCGTTGTTGCCGCTCTTCGCCAGGCCGTAGGCGGCGTCGAGTTCTTTCAACCTGGCGGCGTCGGCCTTGCTGTCGATGTCGTTCAAGAATTTCATCCACTCGAGCGCGGTCCAGTCCCTGGTGTCGAGTTTCGACGTCGGCAGATCGCCTTTCAGCCAGCTTGCCGTGGTCGCATCGAGCGCCACCAGGCGCTGCGACTTCGCATGCCGCGCGCTGGCCGGGATGCCGGCACCATGCAACCACTCGTCCAGCTCCGCCTCGCTCATCACCTGCGGGTGCTTCGCCAGCAGCTCGGTGCGCAGGTAGTCGACGAACTGTTCGGTCGTCACGCTCTGGAAGGCATGGCCGTCGAACCAGCCGCGGAGAAAAGGATCGAAGACGGCACGGCCGGCGCGTTCTTCGAGGGTGCGCAGAAGCCAGGCGCCCTTCGGATAGGCCAGGCCTTCGTCGGTATAGGTGCTGGAGGTGGTGTCCGGGTCGCGCGCGAGCAGCGCCTGCTTGTCGACCGGGATCTCCTTGAGCGACTCGATCGCCTCTTCCTGCTCGAGCTGCAGGTTCATGGTCGCGACCTCCTGACCATAGAGCTTTTCCAGGATGCGCGTCGTCACATAGGTCGTGAACCCTTCGTTCAGCCACCAGTGCTTCCACGAGGCGTTGGTGACCAGGTTGCCCGACCAGCTGTGCGCCAGTTCGTGGGCGATCAGGTCGACCAGGCTGCGGTCGCCCGCGATCATGGTGGGCGTCAGGAAGGTCAGGCGCGGGTTCTCCATGCCGCCGATCGGGAAGGAAGGCGGCAGCACCAGCATGTCGTAGCGCCCCCAGCGATACGGGCCATACAGCGATTCGGCGGCGGCGACCATCTTTTCGGTGTCGGCCAGCTCATAGGCCGCGGCCTCGATGCGTTTCGGTTCGGCGTAGACGCCGGTGCGTCCGCCCAGCGTGCGCGCTTCCAGTTCGCCGATGCCGATCGCCAGCAGATACGAGGGAATCGGCTGCGGCATGCTGAACTTCCAGCCACCTTTACCCGTTGCCTTCGGATCGTTATCGGCGCTCATGACCACGCGCAGGCCCTCGGGTGCCTCGATGCGCGCCGTGTAAGTAAAACGCACCGAGGGCGTGTCCTGCACCGGCGCCCAGGAACGGGCGTTGATCGTTTCCGACTGGCTGAACATGAAGGGACGCTTGCCGGACAGGGTCTGC encodes:
- a CDS encoding serine hydrolase, which produces MKRIAAAILIAFSASAAYASEAPAAVPTAAPVAVPAFDLEQDVTRVMKAFDVPGIAIAVVKDGKVVAAQGFGVRKLGAPTKVDGQTLFEIASNSKAFTAAALAMLVDEGKLKWDDPVVKHLPDFQMWDPYVTREMTVRDLLTHRSGLGLGAGDLLWWPTTNFTTDEIIERLRYVKPATSFRSSYAYDNLLYIVAGKIIAQKSGKSWGDTVRERILKPVGMNTTTTSLAESAANPNASNAHSKINDKIAAVKSMPVNNAVGAVGINTSAEDIAKWMKVLLDGGRVEGVKGADGKELRLFSEAQSREMWTAQTPIKIGQPKGPLAPVKPNFLAYGLGFQLRDYKGQLVANHGGALQGFYSRVLLVPESKLGIAILTNAESGGALNALQYRLLDQYMTGSAPTDWIKLIADDEDRKHAEELARLKKTSATRVAASKPSLALDAYEGQYSDPWYGPMTIKRDGRKLIMSFARTPDLTGEMEHFQHDTFIVRWKERNFNADAYVTFALDYDGSIEHVKMKAVSSETDFSYDFHDLLFTPVKQKAKL
- a CDS encoding class I SAM-dependent methyltransferase, translating into MKRLILAALLAVSAAGAASAAPADDALKAAIAAEHRADNAKRDVYRHPYETLSFFGIKPTMTVVELVPGGGWYTEILAPYLRDKGKYIGAGQAPDKKGGLALRAKLDANPGLYGKAATAVFEPPSRYEIAPAGSVDMVLTFRNLHNWVGDGDEAVRTTFKEIYKVLKPGGVLGLVDHRLPVSMKQDDKASSGYVHEAYVIKMAESAGFKLAGKSEVNANPKDKADHEKGVWTLPPVLANKDKDREKNLAIGESDRMTLKFVKQ
- a CDS encoding M1 family metallopeptidase, translating into MHTLTLLRAAACAILGLHGATAFALDPLSYANYDQVKTRALHLDLKADFTKKTLAGHAVLTLDWLDKAARRLDLDTRELAISKIEALDAHGRWAPVRYTLDKFDAEKGQALHIDLPRQAPQVRIYYRTAPTASALQWLTPAQTLSGKRPFMFSQSETINARSWAPVQDTPSVRFTYTARIEAPEGLRVVMSADNDPKATGKGGWKFSMPQPIPSYLLAIGIGELEARTLGGRTGVYAEPKRIEAAAYELADTEKMVAAAESLYGPYRWGRYDMLVLPPSFPIGGMENPRLTFLTPTMIAGDRSLVDLIAHELAHSWSGNLVTNASWKHWWLNEGFTTYVTTRILEKLYGQEVATMNLQLEQEEAIESLKEIPVDKQALLARDPDTTSSTYTDEGLAYPKGAWLLRTLEERAGRAVFDPFLRGWFDGHAFQSVTTEQFVDYLRTELLAKHPQVMSEAELDEWLHGAGIPASARHAKSQRLVALDATTASWLKGDLPTSKLDTRDWTALEWMKFLNDIDSKADAARLKELDAAYGLAKSGNNEVAFRFYRAAAHAGYREVRPHMQAFLMSVGRQKFVVPLYTALRANDEDRAWAENVYKAARERYHPETQSSVDKQMVKQ